The following are encoded together in the Macrobrachium rosenbergii isolate ZJJX-2024 chromosome 21, ASM4041242v1, whole genome shotgun sequence genome:
- the LOC136849440 gene encoding protein argonaute-2-like, with product MEEGAQQIPEGMEEGTEEGLSSYQREWKLVSAVTRGNGNWYQQLPKEMETGTQQLPEGMETGTQQFPEGNGNWSSAVTGGNGNGNSHLPEGMETGTQQLPEGMETGTQQLPEGNETGTQQLPEGNETGTQQLLEGKETGTQQLPEGMETGTQQLPEGKETGTQQLPEGMATGTQQIPEGMEDGTQEIPK from the coding sequence ATGGAGGAGGGAGCTCAGCAGATTCCAGAGGGAATGGAGGAGGGAACGGAGGAGGGACTCAGCAGTTACCAGAGGGAATGGAAACTGGTATCAGCAGTTACCAGAGGGAATGGAAACTGGTATCAGCAGTTACCAAAGGAAATGGAAACTGGAACTCAGCAGTTACCAGAGGGAATGGAAACTGGAACTCAGCAGTTTCCAGAGGGGAATGGAAACTGGAGCTCAGCAGTTACCGGAGGGAATGGAAACGGGAACTCACACTTACCGGAGGGAATGGAAACTGGAACTCAGCAGTTACCGGAGGGAATGGAAACTGGAACTCAGCAGTTACCAGAGGGAAATGAGACTGGAACTCAGCAGTTACCAGAGGGAAATGAGACTGGAACTCAGCAGTTACTAGAGGGAAAGGAGACTGGAACTCAGCAGTTACCAGAGGGAATGGAAACTGGAACTCAGCAGTTACCAGAGGGAAAGGAGACTGGAACTCAGCAGTTACCAGAGGGAATGGCAACTGGAACTCAGCAGATTCCAGAGGGAATGGAGGACGGAACCCAGGAGATTCCAAAGTGA